One Manihot esculenta cultivar AM560-2 chromosome 6, M.esculenta_v8, whole genome shotgun sequence DNA segment encodes these proteins:
- the LOC110617423 gene encoding S-adenosylmethionine decarboxylase proenzyme: MTMAVSAIGFEGYEKRLEITFFELGIFVDPEGKGLRSLSKAQLDEILGAAECTIVDSLSNDHVDSYVLSESSLFVYPYKIIIKTCGTTKLLLAIPPILRLADSLSLNVKSVRYTRGSFNFPGAQSYPHRSFTEEVTVLDSYFGKLGSGSKAYIMGGFESPQKWHIYSVSAADSAISCDHVYTIEMCMTGLDQEKASVFYKTQSASASSMTIDSGIRKILPDSKICDFDFDPCGYSMNAIEGAAISTIHVTPEDGFSYASFEAVGYDPEEVSLNQLVDRVLVCFQPSQFSLAVHASVTGEKLVRTCSLDVKGYCRGERSLEELGMGGSIVYQKFVGTVDSGSPRSTLKCCWKEKEEEDEEEEDSF, encoded by the coding sequence ATGACCATGGCTGTCTCTGCAATTGGTTTTGAAGGTTACGAGAAGAGGCTGGAAATAACATTTTTTGAGCTTGGCATTTTTGTTGATCCTGAAGGAAAAGGGCTTCGATCTCTGTCCAAGGCTCAGTTGGATGAGATTCTTGGAGCAGCGGAGTGCACTATTGTTGATTCACTGTCAAATGATCACGTCGACTCTTATGTCCTTTCTGAGTCTAGCCTCTTTGTATACCCTTATAAGATCATCATCAAAACCTGTGGGACAACAAAGCTGCTTCTTGCAATCCCACCTATCTTGAGGCTGGCTGATTCCCtttctcttaatgtgaaatctGTGAGGTACACTCGTGGGAGCTTCAATTTCCCTGGAGCTCAGTCATATCCTCACCGCAGTTTCACTGAAGAAGTTACTGTCTTGGATAGTTATTTTGGGAAGCTTGGTTCAGGGAGCAAGGCTTATATAATGGGTGGGTTTGAAAGCCCACAGAAATGGCATATTTACTCTGTATCAGCAGCAGATTCTGCAATCTCTTGTGATCATGTTTACACTATAGAGATGTGCATGACTGGTTTGGACCAAGAAAAGGCTTCTGTTTTTTACAAAACTCAATCGGCTTCTGCATCTAGCATGACTATTGATTCTGGTATAAGAAAGATTCTTCCAGACTCCAAGATAtgtgattttgattttgatccgTGTGGTTATTCAATGAATGCTATTGAAGGAGCAGCTATTTCTACAATCCATGTTACACCAGAAGATGGTTTCAGCTATGCTAGCTTTGAAGCAGTAGGATATGATCCTGAAGAAGTGAGCCTGAACCAGTTGGTTGATAGGGTGTTGGTTTGTTTCCAGCCGAGCCAGTTTTCACTTGCCGTACATGCCAGTGTCACAGGTGAAAAACTAGTGAGGACTTGTTCACTGGATGTTAAGGGATACTGTCGTGGAGAGAGGAGCCTTGAAGAGCTTGGAATGGGTGGTTCCATTGTTTACCAGAAGTTTGTTGGGACTGTGGACTCTGGTTCTCCTAGGTCAACTCTGAAATGCTGCtggaaagagaaagaagaggaagatgagGAAGAAGAGGATTCGTTTTAA
- the LOC110617316 gene encoding protein NSP-INTERACTING KINASE 2 — MEARERNGLFCVVLSCLWTSVCGLLSPKGVNYEVVALMNIKGSLNDPHNVLNWDATAVDPCSWTMITCSPDGLVTGLGAPSQSLSGTLSPSIGNLTNLQLVLLQNNNITGPLPSELGRLSKLKTLDLSNNFFNGEIPSTLSNLKNLQYLRLNNNSLYGQIPTSLANMAQLSFLDLSYNNLRAPVPNFHAKTSNIVGNPLICGTAKDCPGSIPTPQSLFLNNSQNSQPSASGQGHKIALAFGSSLGCVCLLILGLGFLLWWRRRKHQQIFFDVNEQRQEQLNLGNLKRFQFKELQVATNNFSRKNLVGEGGFGNVYKGYLQDGTVVAVKRLKDGNAIAGEIQFQRELEMISLAVHRNLLRLYGFCMTATERLLIYPYMSHGSVATRLKAKPVLDWGTRKRIAIGAARGLLYLHEQCDPKIIHRDVKAANILLDDYCEAVVGDFGLAKLLDHRDSHVTTTVRGTMGHIAPEYLSTGQSSEKTDVFGFGILLLELISGLRAVEFGKSANRKGAILDWVKKIHQENKLELLVDKDLKSNYDRIELEEMVRVALLCTQYLPSHRPKMSEVVRMLEGDGLAEKWEASQKAESTRSRANDFSSSERYSDLTDDSSLLVQAMELSGPR; from the exons ATGGAAGCAAGGGAAAGGAATGGCCTTTTTTGTGTGGTCTTGTCTTGCTTATGGACATCTGTTTGCGGATTATTATCGCCAAAAGGTGTTAACTATGAAG TGGTGGCTTTGATGAACATTAAGGGTTCATTGAATGATCCTCATAATGTCCTTAACTGGGATGCAACTGCTGTGGATCCATGCAGCTGGACTATGATTACTTGTTCTCCTGATGGTCTGGTTACTGGCCT AGGAGCTCCAAGCCAAAGTTTATCAGGAACTCTTTCACCAAGCATAGGAAACTTGACAAATCTCCAGCTCGT GCTTCTGCAGAATAACAACATTACAGGACCTTTGCCCTCTGAGCTTGGGAggctttcaaaactcaaaacactTGATCTTTCTAATAACTTTTTCAATGGTGAAATTCCCAGTACTCTATCCAATCTAAAAAACCTTCAATATTT GAGGCTAAACAATAACAGTCTATACGGACAAATTCCTACCTCTTTGGCCAACATGGCCCAGCTTTCGTTTCT GGACTTGTCTTATAACAATCTGAGAGCTCCTGTACCTAATTTTCATGCTAAAACATCCAA TATTGTAGGAAATCCTCTGATATGTGGAACTGCAAAAGACTGTCCTGGATCCATACCAACTCCACAATCTTTGTTCTTGAACAATTCTCAAA ACTCTCAACCTTCTGCAAGTGGACAGGGACACAAAATTGCCTTGGCCTTTGGTTCAAGCCTGGGCTGCGTCTGCCTGTTGATTCTTGGACTTGGTTTTCTGCTATGGTGGAGACGAAGAAAACACCAGCAAATATTCTTTGATGTTAATG AACAGCGTCAGGAACAGCTAAACCTTGGAAACCTGAAAAGGTTTCAATTCAAAGAACTTCAGGTAGCTACAAACAACTTCAGCAGGAAGAACCTGGTAGGAGAAGGTGGTTTTGGAAATGTTTACAAAGGGTATCTCCAAGATGGAACAGTTGTAGCTGTTAAAAGGCTCAAAGATGGCAATGCAATTGCTGGTGAGATCCAATTTCAAAGGGAACTAGAGATGATCAGCCTAGCAGTTCATCGAAATCTCCTCCGTCTCTACGGATTTTGCATGACAGCAACTGAACGGCTGTTGATTTACCCTTACATGTCCCATGGAAGTGTTGCCACTCGTCTCAAGG CCAAGCCAGTGTTGGACTGGGGCACAAGGAAAAGAATTGCCATTGGAGCTGCGAGAGGTTTATTATACTTGCACGAGCAGTGCGATCCCAAGATAATTCACAGGGATGTTAAGGCTGCAAATATATTGCTTGATGACTACTGTGAAGCTGTTGTAGGAGATTTTGGGTTGGCAAAGCTATTGGATCACCGGGACTCTCATGTGACCACAACTGTGAGAGGCACCATGGGACACATAGCTCCAGAGTATCTCTCAACAGGTCAATCATCTGAGAAAACAGATGTTTTCGGGTTTGGGATCCTCTTACTTGAATTAATATCTGGCTTAAGAGCTGTGGAATTTGGCAAGTCAGCCAACCGCAAAGGAGCCATACTTGACTGG GTGAAGAAGATTCATCAGGAAAACAAGCTTGAGTTGTTAGTTGACAAGGATCTGAAAAGCAACTATGATAGAATCGAGCTTGAAGAAATGGTTCGAGTTGCCCTGCTATGCACCCAATACCTTCCAAGTCACAGACCTAAAATGTCGGAGGTAGTTCGGATGTTAGAAGGGGATGGACTTGCTGAGAAATGGGAAGCATCTCAGAAAGCTGAATCAACCAGATCAAGAGCCAATGACTTCTCATCTTCGGAGCGCTATTCTGATCTT